Genomic DNA from Vagococcus luciliae:
AAAAATCTTATTTTAGATGATTATTTCTTAGATATCACAACAAAATATCAACAATCAGTTCGAGATGTTGTTTCTTTAGCTGTTGAAACAGGTGTACCTGTCCCTACATTCTCATCAGCTATTTCTTACTACGATTCTTATCGTACAAAAGATTTACCCGCAAATATTATTCAAGCACAAAGAGATTATTTTGGTGCTCATACATATGAACGTAAAGATCGTGATGGCGTGTTCCATTATGATTGGTATGGTGAAGAAAATAAATAAGCAAATTAAAAATCCAGTTACTAGAAGACTAGTAACTGGATTTTTTTAGTTATCGTTAAGAACCCATTCATTGATGGCGTAAGCGACACCATCTTCATCATTGGTTTTTGTTATTTTGTTTGCAATGCTTTTTACACTGTCTACAGCATTTCCCATCGCAACCCCAATACCTGCATATTCAATCATAGATAAGTCATTTTCATTGTCACCAATTGCCATGACTTCTTCTTGTTTAATGTTTAGATGCGCAGCCAGTTCTTTGACTGATTCTCCTTTAGTTGCTTTAGGATCTAGTATCTCTAAATAGTAAGGAGCACTTTTAACGATGGCAAAGCGTTCATGAAATTCTTGTGGAATTTTTTTAATTGCTGCATCAAGAATATCTTCATGATCAATCATCATTGCTTTTACAAGTTCGATATCTTTTGTCATGTCATTTACCGGTTTATATTGTAGTGGAATACCTGTGATTACTGCTTCGTTAATGGTATAAGGGCTAATATCAGGATTAGCTGTATACATTGTATCAGCATCTTGTACATGGAAATGAACGCCTAGTTTACGTGATAATAGTTCTAAATCTTGATAGTCATCTAATGACAGTGAATGTCGTAAAATAACTTCTTTTGTTCCAGCATTTTGAATCATGCCACCATTATATGTAATAATAAAACTGTGGTCATTTTCTAATTCAAGTTCTTTTACTAAATCAATGACTCCAATAGTTGGTCTTCCTGTTGTTAAAACAATATCAATCCCACTATCAGAAGCTTTTTTAATTGTTTCCTTCACTTTTGGTGTTAATTTTCTTTCTGAATTGACTAAAGTGCCATCAATATCAATCGTGACCATTTTAATTCCCAAATATTACACGTCCTTTTTAATTATTTCTCCATTTTTTATGGAGTTGTTAAAAGTGTTAATAGAGTCTTCAAATAAAGTATAATTGTCTAATGTAGAGGATGCAAGCATTTCATCAGGGAAATAAAAGCGTTGATCCCCCTTAGTTTCTCCTGCAATTGCTCTAACTAACTCACTAGCACTTGCAAGTTCAATTAGTTCTCCATCAGGGTATATAAGCTCGATTTGTGTTTTATTTTGTGATTTTTCTGGTTTGTAAAAATCATAAGGTAAATCAAAACTTGAATTAATTGCAGTATAATAGGTATGATTAAAACCAACTTTTTCAACTAAATCTTGCAAATCTGGTAACATGATAAAACTCTCATTTGAAAAGGCTGCTGATTTAAATGGAACACGATTTAAAAATCGTTTAGATAAATCATTTAAAATAGCATCATCTGAATGGCTCCATAAATGAAATGCTGTAGTTAATACACCATCATCTAACACAAGATAATCGTTTAAATCAAAATTATGTGCAAGGAAAGGAACTAAAAGAGGCGATGTTTTATTAAAATATGGTTTATTATCATGGTATAAATCTTGAGCTCGTTGTAATAAACGATCTAAAACCATTTCCATTCCTCGAGAGACGGGATGAAAATAAATTTGCATGTACATCTGATAGCGGCTAACAATGTAATCTTCAACAGCATGCATGCCACTTATTTTAAAAACAATCCCACTTTTATGAGGTCTGATGACACGTAAAATACGTGTTAAATCAAATGTACCATATTCTGTTCCAGTAAAATAGGCGTCTCGTAACAAATAATCCATTCTATCTGCATCGATTTGACTAGAAATCAGTTGAACGACTTGTTTATTTGGATAGGTTTTAGCAATCACACTCGCTACCTTTTCAGGGAATTCTTCTGACACTTGTCGTAAAATCTGATTAATTTCTGTTTTATTTGATGTGATGATGTCGACTGTAATTTGTTCATGATTTGTTTTAAAAATCGCTTCAAATGTATGTGAAAAAGGTCCGTGACCTAGATCATGTAATAATGCCGCACATAGTGTAACAAGTCGTTCTGAATCATCCCATCCATACTCCCCGTATTCTCTCGCATCATAATTTCGTTTAAAGTAGTTGCAAATTCTGCGAGTAATTTCGTAGACCCCTAAAGAGTGACCAAAACGAGAATGCTCTGCTGTGTGAAAGGTTAATGATGTTGTTCCAAGTTGCTTGATTCGTCTTAGGCGTTGGAATTCTTTGGCATTAATTAATTCTAAAATAATTGGGTGTTCAACTTTAATATCATGGTGTATAGGATCTCTAAATACTTTTTCAATCAATTAATCCACCTCCTTTAAAATAGTATTAATCCTCTCATTTCGCTGTTCCATTCTTTGATAGCCCTTGTCGTAACTTTCTTTAAATTCATCAGAAGTTAAAAAATGGTTAAATTTGACTTGAGCAGTATCATCAATTGTCCAGTTTTGACTAATAGCTTCAATAATGAGCGTTTGCATTTGTTCAACGTTCAGTTTTTGTTGTAGTAAGTCCGATAAATTTCGCATAGAGTTTGGATCAACTGGAGGGAAAGTCTCTTTTCCAAATTTGTCTTTTAAACCTGCTTGATAAAATTGTTGGACTAGGTTTCCTCTTTTTTCTTGGTTACCATTAACACTGATATAAATCATAATGCTTAAGCCTTTTTTTATTCGACGTTGGGCAATACCGGCAAATTTTTTTTCATTAATACTTAAATCGTATTCACCAGGACAGTAGGAATTTACTACCTCGAAAGAGTCTATAATAACATTGAATGAAGATAGAGCGTTTGAAATGATGGCTTTCATTGTTTCATATCCATGATTAATACTGGTTTGATTAGTAAATTCTTGTGGTAAAATCATTGAAAAGTTTAAAATCCCATCATCAGCTACTACAGCTAAACCGCCAGAATTTCGTACAACAGGATGATAGTGATGAAATCTAACCGAAGAGATGGCATCACTTAAGTCTGCGACACGAGTATCTTGCATTCCTAATATTAGTTGATTTGTCATCGTCCAAAAATGAATGATAGGCATTCCATGTTTACCTGAGTAATCAGCCAAAATATCTGTCACGATAAATGGATCATATTTATTTTCATTTGTTAGATGATGTTGTTCAAACAGAACAATTGATTGTTTTAACGACATATATACAACTCCTTTTTATACTTTCCTTATTATACCGATTCTTTTGTGAAACGGAAAGGATTTAAGAATAATCACAAAGGTTTGACAAAGCTTTTAAAAAAGACCAAAATATATAAAAAAGTAAAGAGGTGGAATGAGTGTCGCAAAGAGAAAAAACACCAATTAATATTTTGGTGAAAACTGAGGTTACACAAGAGCAAGAATTTAAAGAATTTTTAGTAGAAGTCAAAGGTAATATGGTAGTGATTAATGATGTCATCTATTTAAGATACGAAGAATTATTGGAAGGAATTGATAAACCTGTTCCTGTTACAATAAAAATTTTACCAGATGGAACGGTAACATTGATTCGCTCAGGTGATGTTAAAATGAAATTAAATTTTTCCTATGAGGAAAAGCGGGAAACAACGTATGCTACTCCTTATGGTATGATGAGTATTTCAACTATGACTAATCATTTACATATTAGTCTAAAAGATAATCCACAATCAGGTGATTTAACAATTGATTATGATTTATTTGCTGGGGAAGAAAAGTTAGGAACATACCATTTGATGATTAATT
This window encodes:
- a CDS encoding DUF1934 domain-containing protein; its protein translation is MSQREKTPINILVKTEVTQEQEFKEFLVEVKGNMVVINDVIYLRYEELLEGIDKPVPVTIKILPDGTVTLIRSGDVKMKLNFSYEEKRETTYATPYGMMSISTMTNHLHISLKDNPQSGDLTIDYDLFAGEEKLGTYHLMINFSGENR
- the yidA gene encoding sugar-phosphatase → MGIKMVTIDIDGTLVNSERKLTPKVKETIKKASDSGIDIVLTTGRPTIGVIDLVKELELENDHSFIITYNGGMIQNAGTKEVILRHSLSLDDYQDLELLSRKLGVHFHVQDADTMYTANPDISPYTINEAVITGIPLQYKPVNDMTKDIELVKAMMIDHEDILDAAIKKIPQEFHERFAIVKSAPYYLEILDPKATKGESVKELAAHLNIKQEEVMAIGDNENDLSMIEYAGIGVAMGNAVDSVKSIANKITKTNDEDGVAYAINEWVLNDN
- a CDS encoding HD domain-containing protein; this translates as MIEKVFRDPIHHDIKVEHPIILELINAKEFQRLRRIKQLGTTSLTFHTAEHSRFGHSLGVYEITRRICNYFKRNYDAREYGEYGWDDSERLVTLCAALLHDLGHGPFSHTFEAIFKTNHEQITVDIITSNKTEINQILRQVSEEFPEKVASVIAKTYPNKQVVQLISSQIDADRMDYLLRDAYFTGTEYGTFDLTRILRVIRPHKSGIVFKISGMHAVEDYIVSRYQMYMQIYFHPVSRGMEMVLDRLLQRAQDLYHDNKPYFNKTSPLLVPFLAHNFDLNDYLVLDDGVLTTAFHLWSHSDDAILNDLSKRFLNRVPFKSAAFSNESFIMLPDLQDLVEKVGFNHTYYTAINSSFDLPYDFYKPEKSQNKTQIELIYPDGELIELASASELVRAIAGETKGDQRFYFPDEMLASSTLDNYTLFEDSINTFNNSIKNGEIIKKDV
- a CDS encoding lipoate--protein ligase family protein → MSLKQSIVLFEQHHLTNENKYDPFIVTDILADYSGKHGMPIIHFWTMTNQLILGMQDTRVADLSDAISSVRFHHYHPVVRNSGGLAVVADDGILNFSMILPQEFTNQTSINHGYETMKAIISNALSSFNVIIDSFEVVNSYCPGEYDLSINEKKFAGIAQRRIKKGLSIMIYISVNGNQEKRGNLVQQFYQAGLKDKFGKETFPPVDPNSMRNLSDLLQQKLNVEQMQTLIIEAISQNWTIDDTAQVKFNHFLTSDEFKESYDKGYQRMEQRNERINTILKEVD